In Sphingomonas psychrotolerans, the following proteins share a genomic window:
- the metC gene encoding cystathionine beta-lyase — MSDEKDATKIVQAGRRDEWTQGVVNPPVWRASTILYDSVAELRARGAADTHHKLFYGRRGTPTQWSLAEALTELEPGAEATLLYPSGVAAIASALLAVLEPGDELLLTDSAYDPTRNLANGLLKRFGITTTFYDPLIGAGIAELCTERTKAIFMESPGSLTFEVQDVPAIVAVAKARGITTLLDNTWATPLLLPAIGMGVDYSILACTKYVVGHSDVMLGSVTAAEGQYQRLRAATYQLGQTASPDDAWLGARGLRTMAVRLDQHGRSALKIAEWLEDRPEVARVLHPALPDCPGNMTFARDFRGASGLFSFVLNGGGEAARAALIDGLRLFGIGYSWGGFESLAIPVDPERYRTATKWEAEGPMVRLQIGLEDADDLIADLEAGLARFAEVRG; from the coding sequence ATGAGCGACGAGAAGGACGCAACCAAAATCGTCCAGGCCGGGCGGCGGGACGAATGGACGCAGGGCGTGGTCAACCCGCCGGTGTGGCGGGCCTCGACCATCCTCTATGATTCGGTCGCCGAGCTGCGCGCACGCGGCGCGGCCGACACGCACCACAAATTGTTCTACGGGCGCCGCGGCACCCCGACCCAATGGTCGCTCGCCGAGGCGCTGACCGAACTTGAGCCGGGAGCCGAGGCCACCCTGCTCTATCCCTCGGGCGTCGCCGCGATCGCCTCGGCGTTGCTCGCGGTGCTCGAGCCGGGCGACGAATTGCTGTTGACCGACAGTGCCTATGATCCGACGCGCAATCTGGCGAACGGGCTGCTCAAGCGCTTCGGGATCACCACGACTTTCTACGATCCGCTGATCGGCGCGGGGATCGCCGAGCTCTGCACCGAGCGGACCAAAGCGATCTTCATGGAGAGCCCGGGCAGCCTGACCTTCGAGGTGCAGGACGTGCCCGCGATCGTCGCCGTCGCGAAGGCACGCGGGATCACCACTTTGCTCGACAACACCTGGGCGACGCCTTTGCTGCTTCCGGCGATCGGGATGGGCGTGGATTATTCGATCCTCGCCTGCACCAAATATGTCGTCGGCCATTCGGACGTGATGCTCGGATCGGTGACTGCCGCCGAGGGCCAGTATCAGCGGCTGCGCGCGGCGACCTATCAGCTCGGCCAGACCGCGAGCCCTGACGACGCGTGGCTCGGCGCGCGGGGGCTGAGGACGATGGCGGTGCGGCTGGATCAGCATGGCCGTTCGGCGCTCAAGATCGCCGAGTGGCTCGAGGATCGGCCCGAAGTGGCGCGCGTGCTCCACCCGGCACTGCCCGATTGCCCCGGCAATATGACTTTCGCGCGCGATTTCCGTGGCGCTTCCGGGCTGTTCTCGTTCGTGCTCAACGGCGGCGGCGAAGCGGCGCGCGCGGCGCTGATCGACGGGCTCAGGCTTTTCGGCATCGGCTATAGCTGGGGAGGGTTCGAGAGCCTCGCGATCCCGGTCGACCCGGAGCGCTATCGCACCGCGACCAAGTGGGAGGCCGAGGGGCCGATGGTGCGGCTCCAGATCGGGCTAGAGGACGCCGACGACCTGATCGCCGACCTCGAGGCCGGGCTCGCCCGCTTCGCCGAGGTCCGCGGGTGA
- a CDS encoding sulfurtransferase, with protein sequence MDALITAQWLADALGTDDLVVLDATYTSTLPRSAKQDPRAEYAAGHIPGALLLDLDTLVDAEDPLPSMLPPRDLFEARMAALGITAESRVVLYDNSQHNTSCRAWWVLGRFGVEAALLDGGIAKWKAEGHPLEQAAPSPARSGFEAGMPQTQVRSLAEMQATDEQVVDARSAARFTGDEPDPRKECAPGHIPGSKNIPQGRFFEADGTWKQPEAIRATFAQAGIDLDKPLVATCGSGITACVIAFAGHLIGRDVPVYDGSWSEWGADPATPKALGPA encoded by the coding sequence ATGGACGCACTCATAACGGCACAATGGCTCGCGGACGCCCTCGGCACCGACGACCTCGTGGTGCTCGACGCCACTTATACCTCGACGCTGCCCAGATCGGCGAAGCAGGATCCGCGCGCCGAATATGCCGCGGGGCACATCCCCGGCGCATTGCTGCTCGATCTCGACACTTTGGTCGACGCGGAGGATCCGCTGCCGTCGATGTTGCCGCCGCGCGACCTGTTCGAGGCGCGAATGGCGGCATTGGGTATCACCGCGGAGAGCCGGGTGGTGCTGTACGACAACAGCCAGCACAACACCTCCTGCCGGGCCTGGTGGGTGCTCGGCCGCTTCGGCGTCGAGGCGGCGTTGCTCGACGGCGGGATCGCGAAGTGGAAGGCCGAGGGACACCCGCTCGAGCAAGCAGCGCCCTCCCCCGCCCGCAGCGGCTTCGAGGCGGGGATGCCGCAAACGCAGGTGCGCAGCCTCGCCGAGATGCAGGCGACCGACGAGCAGGTCGTCGACGCGCGCTCGGCGGCGCGCTTTACCGGCGACGAGCCCGATCCGCGCAAGGAATGCGCGCCCGGCCATATTCCGGGCTCGAAGAACATCCCGCAGGGCCGCTTCTTCGAAGCCGACGGGACGTGGAAGCAGCCCGAGGCGATCCGCGCCACGTTCGCGCAGGCGGGTATCGACCTCGACAAGCCATTGGTCGCCACCTGCGGATCGGGGATCACCGCTTGCGTGATCGCCTTTGCCGGACATCTGATCGGCCGCGACGTGCCGGTATATGACGGCAGCTGGTCCGAATGGGGCGCGGATCCCGCAACGCCCAAGGCATTGGGACCGGCATGA
- the queF gene encoding preQ(1) synthase, giving the protein MEPKHLGQTSALPATPEQAELDYVPNPRPGSRYLIRFAAPEFTSLCPITGQPDFAHLVIDYVPGETIVESKSLKLFLGSFRNHGAFHEDCTVGIGERLFEEMKPKWLRIGGYWYPRGGIPIDVFWQSGLPPAGVWIPDQDVPGYRGRG; this is encoded by the coding sequence ATGGAACCCAAGCACCTCGGCCAGACCTCCGCGCTCCCCGCCACACCGGAACAAGCGGAACTCGATTACGTCCCCAATCCGCGCCCCGGCAGCCGCTATCTGATCCGCTTCGCCGCGCCCGAATTCACATCGCTCTGCCCGATCACCGGTCAGCCCGATTTCGCGCATCTGGTGATCGATTACGTTCCCGGCGAGACGATCGTCGAATCAAAGTCGCTCAAGCTGTTCCTCGGCAGCTTCCGCAACCATGGCGCGTTCCACGAGGATTGCACCGTCGGCATCGGCGAGCGGCTGTTCGAGGAGATGAAGCCGAAATGGCTCCGGATCGGCGGCTATTGGTATCCGCGCGGCGGCATCCCGATCGACGTGTTCTGGCAGTCCGGCCTGCCCCCCGCGGGGGTCTGGATCCCGGACCAGGATGTACCCGGATATCGCGGCCGAGGCTGA
- a CDS encoding OPT family oligopeptide transporter has protein sequence MATDAAARAPLELTLRGVLLGGAITLLFTAANVYAGLKVGLTFATSIPAAVVSMAILRFFRGSSILENNIVQTIASAAGTLAAIVFVLPGLIMVGWWSGFPYWTTVAVCITGGVLGVMFSVPLRRALVTGSDLPYPEGVAAAEVLKVGSNSRAGDIENASGLRVLMLGALFSGGFALLAKMKLVAEEAGKNFAVGGTATGFSTSWSMLLIGVGHLVGISVGAAMFFGMIISWTTLVPWFASGGDLSAGVDALVGGTFRGQVRFIGAGTIGVAAIWSLLKIIGPIIAGLRSALAASRARAGGETLALTERDLPIGVVGLVTVATLVPIAWLLWSFSAGGPVHDYPVAVIGGTLLYLLVVGILIAAVCGYMAGLIGASNSPVSGVGILAVLGASLLLVAIFGHEADPTRTNALIAYALFTTAIIFSIATISNDNLQDLKTGQLVGATPWKQQVALVMGVVFGSLAIPLVLDLLKNTLGFVGMPGAGPNALSAPQAALISSIAKGVLGGDIDWGLIGIGAAIGAGVIALDELLGRAGKMRLPPLAVGMGIYLPMALTLLIPVGALIGHFYNRWAKRSINPEFAERMGVLAATGLIVGESLFGVAFAGVLAWANRNAPIPPNDAPLALMGEGFESVALWLAPLLFFGLIALIYALTRGMVRSAPPASEQPVDQDIATYR, from the coding sequence TTGGCGACCGACGCCGCGGCCCGCGCGCCGCTCGAACTCACGCTTCGCGGCGTCTTGCTGGGCGGGGCGATCACGCTGCTGTTCACCGCAGCGAACGTCTATGCCGGGCTCAAGGTGGGGCTGACCTTCGCCACCTCGATCCCCGCGGCGGTCGTCTCGATGGCGATATTGCGCTTCTTCCGCGGCAGCTCGATCCTCGAGAACAACATCGTCCAGACGATCGCCAGCGCCGCGGGCACCCTCGCGGCGATCGTCTTCGTGCTGCCCGGGCTGATCATGGTCGGCTGGTGGTCGGGCTTCCCTTATTGGACCACCGTGGCGGTGTGCATCACCGGCGGCGTGCTGGGCGTGATGTTCTCGGTCCCGCTGCGCCGCGCGCTGGTGACCGGATCGGACCTGCCTTATCCCGAGGGCGTCGCGGCGGCCGAAGTGCTCAAGGTCGGGTCGAACAGCCGCGCGGGCGACATCGAGAACGCCAGCGGATTGCGCGTGCTGATGCTCGGTGCGCTCTTCTCGGGGGGCTTCGCCCTGCTCGCCAAGATGAAATTGGTCGCCGAGGAAGCCGGCAAGAATTTCGCGGTAGGCGGCACCGCCACCGGCTTCTCGACGAGCTGGTCGATGCTGCTGATCGGCGTCGGGCATCTGGTCGGCATTTCGGTCGGCGCGGCGATGTTCTTCGGGATGATCATCTCGTGGACCACGCTCGTCCCCTGGTTCGCATCGGGCGGCGATCTGTCGGCGGGCGTCGACGCATTGGTCGGCGGCACCTTCCGCGGGCAGGTGCGCTTCATCGGCGCGGGCACGATCGGCGTGGCGGCGATCTGGTCGCTCCTCAAGATCATCGGGCCGATCATCGCGGGGCTCCGTTCGGCGCTCGCCGCGTCGCGCGCGCGCGCCGGCGGTGAGACGCTGGCATTGACCGAGCGCGACTTGCCGATCGGCGTGGTCGGACTGGTCACGGTCGCGACGTTGGTGCCGATCGCGTGGCTGCTGTGGAGCTTTTCGGCAGGCGGGCCGGTGCACGATTATCCGGTCGCGGTGATCGGCGGGACGTTGCTCTATCTGCTTGTCGTCGGCATCCTCATCGCCGCAGTGTGCGGTTACATGGCGGGTCTGATCGGCGCGTCGAACTCGCCGGTCTCCGGCGTGGGCATCCTCGCGGTGCTGGGTGCCTCGTTGCTGCTCGTGGCGATCTTCGGGCACGAGGCCGATCCGACCCGCACCAATGCACTGATCGCCTATGCCTTGTTCACCACTGCGATCATCTTCTCGATCGCGACGATCTCGAACGACAATCTTCAGGATCTCAAGACCGGCCAGCTCGTCGGCGCCACGCCGTGGAAGCAGCAAGTCGCGCTGGTGATGGGCGTGGTGTTCGGCTCGCTGGCGATCCCGCTGGTGCTCGACTTGCTCAAGAACACGCTCGGCTTCGTCGGCATGCCCGGCGCCGGCCCCAATGCGCTCTCGGCGCCGCAGGCCGCCCTGATCTCGTCGATCGCCAAGGGCGTGCTCGGCGGCGACATCGACTGGGGCCTGATCGGCATCGGCGCGGCGATCGGCGCGGGCGTGATCGCGCTCGACGAATTGCTCGGCCGCGCCGGCAAGATGCGCCTGCCGCCGCTGGCGGTAGGCATGGGAATCTATCTGCCGATGGCGCTCACCCTGCTGATCCCGGTCGGCGCGCTGATCGGCCATTTCTACAATCGCTGGGCGAAGCGCAGCATTAATCCCGAATTCGCCGAGCGGATGGGCGTGCTGGCGGCGACCGGGCTGATCGTCGGCGAAAGCCTGTTCGGCGTGGCGTTCGCGGGAGTCCTCGCCTGGGCGAACCGCAACGCGCCGATCCCGCCCAACGATGCGCCGCTGGCGCTGATGGGCGAGGGTTTCGAGAGCGTAGCGCTATGGCTGGCGCCGTTGCTGTTCTTCGGGCTGATCGCGCTGATCTACGCGCTCACTCGCGGCATGGTGCGCAGCGCGCCGCCGGCCTCCGAGCAGCCGGTGGATCAGGACATCGCAACCTATCGGTGA
- a CDS encoding helicase HerA-like domain-containing protein, which yields MVGETGIFLGSASGARQELVLRRANRHGLIAGATGTGKTVTLQVLAEGFSAAGVPVFVSDVKGDLSGLGMAGSPTAKVHDIFANRAREIGDTEWRYKELPVQLWDLFGEQGHPIRATISEMGPLLLARLLDLNETQEGVLNVAFHLADEEGLLLLDLDDLQAMLAHCAERAGELSTKFGNVTKASVGTIQRQLLQLRTQGAENFFGEPALDISEFIRTDESGRGVVNILAADKLMASPRLYGSFLLWMLSELFETLPEIGDPDKPVLVFFFDEAHLLFDDAPKALLDKIEQVVRLIRSKGVGVYFVTQNPLDIPEDVAGQLGNRVQHALRAFTPKDAKAVRSAAETFRPNPRVDVAQAITELKVGEALVSVLQEDGSPSPVERALIRAPGTRVGPLVPDERAVLVTTDAVGDKYDTAIDRESAEEILAAKADEAVAAAAEAQAGNESERAQAAWAKEQARLAKEAERTRLATERAQATATSPWGKMATSAGRAAASSLGRQVANEVGREIFGGRGRRASSFGAQLVRGVLGGLFRG from the coding sequence ATGGTGGGAGAGACGGGCATTTTCTTGGGCAGTGCGAGCGGCGCCCGGCAGGAGCTGGTGCTCCGGCGTGCCAATCGCCACGGACTGATCGCCGGGGCGACCGGCACCGGCAAGACCGTGACGCTGCAGGTCCTCGCCGAAGGCTTTTCGGCGGCGGGTGTCCCGGTGTTCGTGTCGGACGTGAAGGGCGATCTGTCCGGGCTCGGCATGGCCGGATCGCCGACTGCCAAGGTCCACGACATCTTCGCGAACCGCGCGCGGGAAATCGGCGATACCGAGTGGCGCTACAAGGAATTGCCGGTTCAGCTATGGGATCTGTTCGGCGAGCAGGGGCACCCGATCCGCGCGACGATCTCCGAGATGGGTCCGTTGCTCCTCGCCCGGCTGCTCGACCTCAACGAGACGCAGGAAGGCGTGCTCAACGTCGCCTTCCACCTCGCCGACGAGGAAGGGCTGCTGCTGCTCGACCTCGACGACCTCCAGGCGATGCTCGCGCATTGCGCCGAACGCGCGGGCGAGCTCTCGACCAAATTCGGCAATGTCACCAAGGCGAGCGTCGGCACGATCCAGCGCCAGCTGCTCCAGCTGCGTACCCAAGGCGCCGAGAACTTCTTCGGCGAGCCCGCGCTCGACATCAGCGAGTTCATCCGCACCGACGAGTCCGGGCGCGGGGTGGTCAACATCCTCGCCGCCGACAAATTGATGGCGAGCCCCAGGCTCTACGGCAGCTTCCTGTTGTGGATGCTCTCCGAACTGTTCGAGACGCTTCCCGAGATCGGCGACCCCGACAAGCCGGTGCTCGTCTTCTTCTTCGACGAGGCGCATCTGCTGTTCGACGACGCGCCCAAGGCGCTGCTCGACAAGATCGAGCAGGTCGTCCGGCTGATCCGGTCGAAGGGCGTCGGCGTCTATTTCGTCACCCAGAACCCGCTCGACATTCCCGAGGATGTGGCGGGACAGCTCGGCAATCGGGTGCAGCACGCGCTGCGGGCGTTCACGCCCAAGGATGCCAAGGCAGTGCGCTCGGCGGCCGAGACCTTCCGCCCCAACCCCAGGGTGGATGTCGCGCAGGCGATCACCGAATTGAAGGTCGGCGAGGCTTTGGTGTCGGTGCTGCAGGAGGACGGGTCGCCATCACCGGTCGAACGCGCGCTGATCCGCGCGCCGGGCACGCGGGTGGGACCGCTGGTGCCCGACGAGCGCGCGGTGCTGGTCACCACCGATGCAGTGGGCGACAAATACGACACCGCGATCGATCGCGAATCGGCCGAGGAGATCTTGGCTGCAAAGGCCGACGAGGCAGTCGCCGCGGCAGCCGAGGCGCAGGCAGGGAACGAATCCGAGCGCGCGCAGGCGGCATGGGCGAAGGAGCAGGCGCGGCTCGCCAAGGAGGCGGAGCGCACCCGCCTCGCCACCGAGCGCGCCCAGGCGACCGCGACGTCGCCATGGGGCAAGATGGCGACTTCGGCCGGGCGCGCCGCGGCCTCCTCCCTCGGGCGGCAAGTCGCCAACGAAGTCGGGCGCGAGATCTTCGGCGGACGCGGTCGGCGCGCGTCGAGCTTCGGCGCGCAGCTGGTGCGCGGGGTGCTGGGCGGGCTGTTCAGAGGCTGA
- a CDS encoding Do family serine endopeptidase, with protein MRYVYALTTALALGGAATALTLNHPAGAQTAQNEPGAIQASVPRGGAPMSFADMVAKLQPAVVNISTTQRVTVNTNPFAGTPFEQFGRGQGGPVTRQAESLGSGFLISADGYIVTNNHVVTAGTRGAVVESINVTLNDRKEYKARLIGRDASSDLAILKIEATSLPFVRLGDSNQARVGDWVVAIGSPFGLGGSVTAGIISALHRSTVGGAFDRFIQTDASINRGNSGGPLFDLNGNVIGINSQILSPTGGNVGIGFAIPSTEAKPILDRLMKGQTIQRGYLGIQMQDLTADLADSFGVAKGNGTIVARVEPGQAAEKAGIRQGDVIVRVNNQDVTPDQTLSYLVANVPPGTRIPIELVRDGRRQTVTLTVGTRPPDEELAQQFDLEDNDSGPGAQDGDTMSAASLGIAVTPLTPQIARQIGADTNAQGVVVLGVDAASDAAGKGLARGDLITTANRTPVRTAADLARIVGQAKSSGARQVVLFIQRKGIGRYVPVQIPN; from the coding sequence GTGCGTTACGTCTACGCTCTTACCACTGCCCTTGCCCTTGGCGGCGCCGCCACTGCCCTGACGCTGAACCATCCCGCCGGCGCGCAAACCGCGCAGAACGAGCCTGGCGCGATCCAGGCGAGCGTTCCACGCGGCGGCGCCCCGATGAGCTTCGCCGACATGGTTGCCAAGCTGCAGCCGGCGGTGGTCAACATCTCGACCACCCAGCGCGTCACGGTGAACACCAATCCGTTCGCCGGCACACCTTTCGAGCAGTTCGGCCGCGGCCAGGGCGGACCGGTCACCCGGCAGGCGGAGTCGCTCGGATCAGGCTTCCTGATCTCGGCCGACGGCTACATCGTGACCAACAATCACGTCGTCACCGCCGGCACCCGCGGCGCCGTGGTCGAATCGATCAACGTCACGCTCAACGACCGCAAGGAATACAAGGCACGCCTGATCGGCCGCGATGCGTCTTCGGACCTCGCGATCCTGAAGATCGAGGCCACCAGCCTCCCCTTCGTCCGTCTCGGCGATTCCAACCAGGCACGCGTCGGCGACTGGGTGGTCGCTATCGGCAGCCCGTTCGGCCTGGGCGGATCGGTGACTGCCGGCATCATCTCGGCACTGCACCGCTCCACGGTAGGCGGCGCGTTCGACCGTTTCATCCAGACCGACGCTTCGATCAATCGCGGCAACTCGGGTGGCCCCTTGTTTGATCTCAACGGCAACGTCATCGGGATCAACTCGCAGATCCTGTCGCCGACCGGCGGCAATGTCGGCATCGGTTTCGCCATCCCTTCGACCGAAGCCAAGCCAATTCTCGATCGCCTGATGAAGGGTCAGACGATCCAGCGTGGCTATCTCGGCATCCAGATGCAGGATCTGACCGCCGACCTCGCCGATTCATTTGGTGTGGCCAAGGGCAACGGCACGATCGTCGCGCGCGTCGAGCCGGGCCAGGCCGCCGAGAAGGCCGGGATCCGTCAGGGCGACGTGATCGTCCGGGTCAACAACCAGGATGTCACGCCGGACCAGACGCTGAGCTACCTCGTCGCCAATGTGCCGCCTGGCACGCGCATCCCGATCGAACTGGTCCGCGACGGCAGGCGCCAGACCGTCACCCTTACCGTCGGCACGCGTCCGCCCGACGAGGAACTCGCCCAGCAGTTCGATCTCGAGGACAATGACAGCGGCCCCGGCGCGCAGGACGGCGACACGATGAGCGCCGCGTCGCTCGGCATCGCGGTCACCCCTCTGACCCCGCAGATCGCGCGCCAGATTGGCGCCGACACCAATGCGCAGGGCGTAGTGGTGCTCGGGGTCGACGCCGCCAGCGACGCGGCCGGCAAGGGCCTTGCGCGCGGCGACCTGATCACCACCGCCAATCGCACCCCGGTGCGCACGGCAGCGGATCTGGCGCGGATCGTCGGCCAGGCCAAGAGCTCGGGCGCCAGGCAGGTTGTGCTGTTCATCCAGCGCAAGGGCATAGGCCGCTATGTGCCGGTGCAGATCCCGAACTGA
- the hflC gene encoding protease modulator HflC — MTASWFRSPIGIAVAVIFALVVLMSTIAIVPESKQVVILRLEQPHRVINAYRPNEQYGRTQAGPIFRIPFMDRIVWVDKRVLDIDLPNQPVLSTDQLRLEVDAYARFRVVDPLRMVVTVGSEERVRDQLQPLFGSSLRNELGKRTSAVLLSPERGEVMDNIQKALQRLASQYGVEIVDVRIKQTELPSGSPLDSALNRMATARKQEAATIRAQGLKEAQIIRATASAQAAQVYAQAFNKDPAFYDFYRAMQSYRTTFLTQVEGKGDTSIILSPQNSYLREFMGQR, encoded by the coding sequence ATGACCGCCAGCTGGTTCCGCAGCCCGATCGGCATCGCCGTCGCCGTGATCTTCGCGCTCGTGGTGCTGATGAGCACGATCGCGATCGTCCCCGAGAGCAAGCAGGTGGTGATCCTGCGGCTCGAACAGCCTCATCGGGTGATCAACGCCTATCGGCCGAACGAGCAATATGGCCGCACCCAGGCGGGGCCGATCTTCCGCATCCCGTTCATGGATCGCATCGTCTGGGTCGACAAACGCGTGCTCGACATCGATCTGCCCAACCAGCCGGTGCTGTCGACCGATCAGCTCCGGCTCGAGGTCGATGCCTATGCGCGCTTCCGTGTGGTCGATCCGTTGCGCATGGTGGTGACCGTCGGCTCCGAAGAGCGGGTGCGCGACCAGCTCCAGCCGTTGTTCGGCTCGTCGCTGCGCAACGAACTCGGCAAGCGCACGTCGGCAGTTTTGCTGAGTCCCGAGCGCGGCGAAGTGATGGACAATATCCAGAAGGCGCTCCAGCGGCTCGCCAGTCAATATGGCGTCGAGATCGTCGACGTCCGCATCAAGCAGACCGAATTGCCCAGCGGTTCTCCGCTCGACAGCGCGCTCAACCGTATGGCGACGGCTCGCAAGCAGGAAGCCGCGACGATCCGGGCGCAGGGGCTGAAGGAAGCGCAGATCATCCGCGCCACCGCATCGGCCCAGGCCGCGCAGGTCTATGCCCAGGCGTTCAACAAGGATCCGGCCTTCTACGATTTCTACCGCGCGATGCAGTCGTACCGGACGACCTTCCTCACTCAGGTCGAGGGCAAGGGCGACACTTCGATCATCCTCTCCCCCCAGAACAGCTATTTGCGCGAGTTCATGGGGCAACGATGA
- the hflK gene encoding protease modulator HflK: MVNLSGWRGLAGIFKNDAPKSPWGSGSGSGGNGGGSGNGGGGSGPRNPWSFPPDGKRPRPGASSLDELLRRARGGGGGGGPGIPGLPTGSRLWTMIVIGLLVIWAGFTSIHSIGPRERGLVTTLGSYSRTLGPGSLQFTLPAPLQLVDIVDVANIRTENFPTGGENLMLTGDQNIVDLAYSVRWDIRSAVDYRFQIAKPEDTVRATAESAMRAVVATTSLNEAIGQGRARIEGQVQASIQQILDQYNSGIRIQGVAIQKAAAPQAVDEDFKQVTAAQQEAQANKNNANAYAQQVLAAAQGEAAEFDKIYEQYKAAPEVTRRRIYYETMEQVLSRTNKTIVEAPGVTPYLPLPAIRGGGGTPAAEAPAQPRAQTGAAR; the protein is encoded by the coding sequence ATGGTGAACCTATCGGGCTGGCGCGGACTGGCCGGCATCTTCAAGAACGACGCTCCCAAGAGTCCGTGGGGCAGTGGCAGCGGAAGCGGCGGCAATGGCGGCGGCTCCGGCAATGGCGGCGGCGGTAGCGGCCCGCGCAACCCCTGGTCTTTCCCGCCGGACGGCAAGCGCCCGCGCCCCGGCGCGTCGAGCCTCGACGAGCTGCTCAGGCGCGCGCGCGGCGGCGGCGGCGGCGGTGGCCCCGGCATTCCCGGGCTTCCCACCGGCAGCCGGCTGTGGACGATGATCGTCATCGGGCTTCTGGTGATCTGGGCGGGCTTTACCAGCATCCACTCGATCGGACCGCGCGAGCGCGGTCTCGTCACCACGCTCGGCAGCTACTCGCGGACGCTTGGTCCCGGCAGCCTGCAATTCACGCTCCCCGCGCCGCTCCAGCTCGTCGATATTGTCGACGTCGCCAATATTCGCACCGAGAATTTTCCCACCGGCGGCGAGAATCTGATGCTGACCGGTGACCAGAACATCGTCGATCTCGCATATTCGGTGCGCTGGGACATTCGCAGCGCAGTCGACTACAGGTTCCAGATCGCCAAGCCCGAGGACACCGTCCGCGCGACCGCTGAAAGCGCGATGCGCGCGGTTGTCGCCACCACCAGTCTCAACGAAGCGATCGGCCAAGGCCGCGCCCGGATCGAAGGTCAGGTCCAGGCATCGATCCAGCAGATCCTTGACCAGTATAATTCGGGCATCCGCATCCAGGGCGTCGCAATCCAGAAGGCCGCCGCGCCACAGGCCGTGGACGAGGACTTCAAGCAGGTCACTGCCGCCCAGCAGGAGGCGCAGGCCAACAAGAACAACGCCAATGCCTATGCCCAGCAGGTGCTCGCCGCGGCGCAGGGCGAGGCGGCCGAGTTCGACAAGATCTACGAGCAGTACAAGGCAGCGCCCGAAGTGACGCGCCGCCGCATCTATTACGAGACGATGGAACAGGTCCTGTCGCGCACCAACAAGACGATCGTCGAGGCTCCCGGCGTGACGCCCTATCTCCCGCTGCCGGCGATTCGCGGCGGCGGCGGCACCCCGGCGGCCGAGGCTCCGGCCCAGCCCCGCGCCCAGACGGGAGCAGCACGATGA
- a CDS encoding Mrp/NBP35 family ATP-binding protein, with translation MSDTESLKAALAPIAAGRATVRIEDGKASIVLDVTGLDEAARAEIEADVRRVAEGAPGVSEVRILLTSERRTRRLIAVASGKGGVGKSTIAANIAIALARRGRRVGLVDADIYGPSQTRLLAVDGIRPEARGKTLIPVQTGFGVPLLSMGGLVPEGQAIAWRGSMAGGALGQMVDADWGDAEVLILDLPPGTGDLQLTMVQKHKPAGAIIVSTPQDLALIDAARAIDLFNKVSVPIVGVIENMAGYACPHCGEISDPFGSGGAEAAANRMGLPFLGRVPLEMAIREASDAGDPPAAGNGPQAETFAALAARLDEWLVANGG, from the coding sequence ATGAGTGATACAGAGAGCTTGAAAGCGGCGTTGGCACCGATTGCGGCGGGTCGTGCGACGGTACGCATCGAGGATGGCAAGGCCAGCATCGTACTCGACGTCACCGGCCTCGACGAGGCCGCACGTGCCGAGATCGAGGCCGATGTCCGCCGCGTCGCCGAAGGCGCGCCCGGAGTGAGCGAAGTGCGCATTCTGCTCACCAGCGAACGGCGGACGCGGCGGCTGATCGCAGTGGCGAGCGGCAAGGGCGGGGTGGGCAAGTCCACTATCGCCGCCAATATCGCCATTGCGCTGGCGCGGCGCGGGCGGCGCGTGGGGTTAGTCGATGCGGATATTTATGGTCCCTCGCAGACGCGGCTGCTCGCGGTGGACGGGATTCGCCCGGAAGCGCGCGGAAAGACCCTGATCCCGGTGCAGACCGGATTCGGCGTGCCTCTGCTGTCGATGGGCGGCCTCGTCCCCGAAGGGCAGGCGATTGCATGGCGCGGATCGATGGCGGGGGGTGCGCTCGGCCAGATGGTCGATGCCGATTGGGGCGATGCGGAGGTGCTGATTCTCGATCTCCCCCCCGGCACCGGCGATCTCCAGCTGACGATGGTCCAGAAGCACAAGCCCGCCGGAGCGATCATCGTCTCGACGCCGCAGGACCTCGCACTGATCGACGCGGCGCGGGCGATCGACTTGTTCAACAAGGTCAGTGTGCCGATCGTCGGGGTGATCGAGAACATGGCGGGCTATGCCTGCCCGCATTGCGGTGAAATTTCGGACCCGTTCGGCAGCGGCGGCGCCGAGGCGGCGGCGAACCGGATGGGGCTGCCGTTCCTCGGCCGCGTGCCGCTTGAAATGGCCATTCGCGAAGCCTCCGACGCCGGCGATCCACCCGCCGCGGGGAACGGGCCGCAGGCGGAGACGTTCGCCGCATTGGCGGCGCGGCTGGATGAATGGCTCGTCGCAAACGGAGGCTGA